A stretch of DNA from Candidatus Melainabacteria bacterium:
CCTCGTCAATGTCGAGGGATTTTTCATTACCATCTCGGCTGTGTCGATTCTGGTCGGATTGCGACCCTATATCAGCCCCTCCAGCCTGCAGCTGAGCGGGCACGGCATCAAATACCGCGGACCATACTGGCCGCAACGCAAAACAGTTAACTGGGATCAGATCACCAAAGCGTATTTGAGTCGGGAGCTCGTCGTACTTTTATATAAGAGTAAGCCGGACAGCAAGCGTGTTTGGCCGATGTTTATCACTTCGATATACCTTGCCGACAGAGATCGGGTCATTCCTGCCTTCATCAAATATAGCCCGGTCAAACCTGTGATTATGACCAGCCCGACGATCGTTTCACGCATCATTATGGGACTCGTGTTTCTGGTCGTAGTGATCTGGATATTGGGAATGCTGATGAACTAGCACCACATTCGATGCCTTTCAAATCGAGGCGCTCCGGCTCAGATATCGCTTCTGGGATAGATATCTGGAACAGATATCCTCAGAAAGTAAGATTGCGAAGATATACGATCAGCTCATCCATCTCGGCATCATTGATGGTGTCTTTGGGTTGGGCGGGCATGACACCTTTCCCCTTGCGAATAAACGCTTTCAAGGCCTCGTCTGTGGGAAAGTCCTTAGACATATTCTCCAGGGTGGGGCCAAATCCTTTACCGCCGCCCGGATGACATGTGTTGCAACTTCTGATAAACAGCTGCTCGCCGGTTAAGTTGGTGCTTCGTCCCACTTCGCGAACATGTTCTGCTTGATTTGTTTCGTTGATGCGGCGCATTTCTTCAGTCATCGCGCAGCCGCTCAGCATCAGGGATCCAGCTAAAACAAGGAGATATCGCTTGCGCATAAAAATTGACACGATCGGTAATACTTTTCCCGGGGAAATCAAGACTTTACCACAGTTTTACATGAGCATTTGATCAAGCAATTGTCATCAATTTTCCAATAACGAGTCCTGATCTTGGCTACAGCAAATAAGGCGCTTTAATCCATACTTTAGCCAACTTAACACGATGTTTACTTCTGCGGGTTATTCTAAAGAAGAGGGGCAAAATATTCGCTCCTTGTTAGAAATTCCTTGTTGTTACTAAATCGCGGCACGGATATTCGGAAGCTATTTTCCGAACCACAAACAAGTAACTGCCACATGCTTGATTGATGTACGCGAAGTTCAGGGATCAGTGCGCGCACGGAGCAAAGCGCAACCAGATCACAGGCCAGTGAAAAGATACAAGCTCCCAGCTAGAATGGCTAATCATCAATGAACCCACAAGCACATCGCCTTGATCCTCCAGTCAAACAAGGTCCTCCAGAAGCAGAACAGAGAATAATTATCAGAGGCGGCAAGCCGCTCTTCGGTAAAGTTCGATGCGACGGCGCAAAGAATGCAGTGCTGAAAATGATGGCAGCAGCGCTGTTAGTCGAAGGCGTCACCGTTTTGAAAAACGTGCCGAATCTGACCGACGTACATATGATGGCGAACATCATTCGGCAGCTTGGAGCTACCGTCGACGTCGGCGATGGCGAAGTAAGAATCGATGCCACCAATGTCAATGATTTCGAAGCACCTTACGAATTGGTCAGCCAACTACGAGCCTCGTTTGTGGTGCTGGGTCCACTTCTGGCCCGCTTCCGTCAAGCGAAAGTATCCTTGCCGGGCGG
This window harbors:
- a CDS encoding cytochrome c, with protein sequence MISPGKVLPIVSIFMRKRYLLVLAGSLMLSGCAMTEEMRRINETNQAEHVREVGRSTNLTGEQLFIRSCNTCHPGGGKGFGPTLENMSKDFPTDEALKAFIRKGKGVMPAQPKDTINDAEMDELIVYLRNLTF